The following are encoded together in the Zingiber officinale cultivar Zhangliang chromosome 8A, Zo_v1.1, whole genome shotgun sequence genome:
- the LOC122009563 gene encoding protein DMR6-LIKE OXYGENASE 2-like — protein MVLVFEAAFVQAPEHRPKPVVSEVGGIPVIDLAPIHHLDGSLESALPPELEDLVAQVEAACLEWGFFQVINHGVQPGVVERAWAAARGFFALPPEERSRVRRDEANPLGYYEAENTKNVRDWKEVFDMVIYEPAFIPSLAADGKDADEPIQLRNQWPQSPPGFREALEEYAKATEVLAFKLLELIALTLNLPAKRLNGFFKNQTTFMRLNHYPPCPSPDLALGVGRHKDAGALTILAQDDVGGLDVKSQSDGEWVRVKPIPNSFIINVGDLVQVWSNDKYESAEHRVSVNTIKERFSIPFFFNPAHYVMVKPLEELLDENNVARYEEFNWGEFLMTRSNSNFKKLDVENIQIYHFKKSK, from the exons ATGGTGCTGGTTTTCGAGGCCGCCTTCGTCCAAGCCCCCGAGCACCGGCCGAAGCCGGTCGTGTCCGAAGTTGGCGGGATTCCCGTCATCGATCTCGCCCCGATCCACCACCTTGACGGCAGCCTCGAGTCGGCCCTGCCGCCCGAGTTGGAGGATCTGGTGGCGCAGGTGGAGGCGGCGTGCCTCGAGTGGGGGTTCTTCCAGGTGATCAACCACGGGGTCCAGCCAGGAGTGGTGGAGAGGGCGTGGGCGGCGGCGAGGGGCTTCTTCGCCTTGCCGCCGGAGGAGCGGAGTCGGGTGCGGCGCGACGAGGCGAACCCGCTCGGATACTACGAGGCGGAGAACACCAAGAATGTGCGGGACTGGAAGGAGGTGTTTGACATGGTCATCTACGAGCCGGCCTTCATCCCCTCTCTAGCGGCGGACGGCAAAGATGCCGATGAGCCGATCCAGCTGCGAAACCAGTGGCCCCAATCGCCGCCTGGATTTAG GGAAGCGTTGGAAGAGTATGCCAAGGCCACAGAGGTGCTAGCTTTCAAGTTGTTGGAACTGATTGCGCTTACCTTGAACCTACCGGCCAAGAGGCTGAATGGCTTCTTCAAGAATCAGACCACCTTCATGAGGCTCAACCACTATCCACCCTGCCCCTCCCCCGACCTTGCCCTTGGCGTTGGTCGGCACAAGGACGCCGGTGCCCTCACCATCCTCGCCCAAGACGATGTAGGTGGGCTTGACGTCAAGAGCCAATCAGACGGCGAGTGGGTTCGCGTTAAGCCTATCCCCAATTCCTTCATCATCAATGTAGGCGACCTTGTTCAGGTATGGAGCAATGACAAGTATGAGAGCGCAGAGCACAGGGTTTCGGTGAACACGATTAAAGAGAGATTCTCGATACCATTCTTTTTCAACCCTGCGCACTATGTGATGGTGAAGCCATTGGAGGAATTGTTGGATGAGAATAACGTTGCCAGGTACGAGGAGTTCAACTGGGGGGAGTTCTTAATGACAAGGAGTAATAGTAACTTCAA